In Dermacentor variabilis isolate Ectoservices chromosome 10, ASM5094787v1, whole genome shotgun sequence, the genomic window ATTCTGGCCGCGGAACATCGTTTTTGGACGGCCTGAAAGATTACAGGATtgtactgccgccgctgccaaccGGAGAAGGACTGAAAACAATGGTTGTTCTTCACTGCGACACCGCTGGAAGGCCTTACAGGATAGAAGATTTCCGCCAGCCGATGAAAGAAGCCGGCGTCATTGAACAGGTGGGCGGTATCGGAGCGTACCAGATGTCGCACGTCTGGTTAGTCAACTTCCGTAGTGAAGAAGCCAAGAAAAAGTTGCTCGACATCGGGCATATTGTTGTTAAAGGGAAGACTTGCGTTGTCTTTGACCCTGAAAGGCAGGAAGTGCGGCTGAAGGTGCATTGGTGTGCCTTCAACGTCAGCAACGAAAATCTGAGGCGGGCGTTCGCCGAGTACGGCGAAGTGAAAGAAGTTTCGAGCGATAGATGGAAGACCGGCGGGTTTGAAAACGCCGACTCGACTACTCGTGTTGTGCGGCTGGTTCTTCGAGAAGGTGCAAGCCTCGAGCGCATACCCCATCAGCTGCGTATCGGGAACGGTGCAGTATTAGTCGTCGTGCCCGGGCGTGCGCCGATATGTCTCCGCTGCCGCAACACAGGCCACATTAGGCGGGACTGCAAGGTGCCCAAGTGCAGCGAGTGCCACGCCTTCGGGCATGAAGAGGCTGAATGCACGAAGTCATACGCCCGCGCCGCGACTCGAGGAACATTCGGCGATAATAGTGAGCTGCACATGGACGAGGATGAAGCTGAGCAAGCTGCCTCCAACCCAGTGGTCGAGAGCCCAACGGCCGCAGCGCTGAGCGATGAAAAGGAAGGCGCCATGCCAGGGACTCGTGAGTCAGCGCCCAGCACCCCCAAGTCGGCAACCACGAGCATGGATACC contains:
- the LOC142560828 gene encoding uncharacterized protein LOC142560828; translated protein: MTRGIIYITIRLGSFFKAYRTDFPADLQFLNVSFRCYATRKSLHAILLPATVVKGRRMAGSSRAVITADSGRGTSFLDGLKDYRIVLPPLPTGEGLKTMVVLHCDTAGRPYRIEDFRQPMKEAGVIEQVGGIGAYQMSHVWLVNFRSEEAKKKLLDIGHIVVKGKTCVVFDPERQEVRLKVHWCAFNVSNENLRRAFAEYGEVKEVSSDRWKTGGFENADSTTRVVRLVLREGASLERIPHQLRIGNGAVLVVVPGRAPICLRCRNTGHIRRDCKVPKCSECHAFGHEEAECTKSYARAATRGTFGDNSELHMDEDEAEQAASNPVVESPTAAALSDEKEGAMPGTRESAPSTPKSATTSMDTNSPQDIPRPSEKSNEEPMESDPAAAKRRHDDVSAMSQEQRLRLLERQWGVGERKKQRVTSGQRSSSLPRDDNPKT